One region of Pogona vitticeps strain Pit_001003342236 chromosome 1, PviZW2.1, whole genome shotgun sequence genomic DNA includes:
- the NEK3 gene encoding serine/threonine-protein kinase Nek3 isoform X1, translated as MEKYNVLKILGEGSFGRVLLVHHKEKNQKYAVKEIRLPKSVLGTEKSWNESILLAKMKHPNIVTFTESFEVDGHLYIVMEYCDDGDLMGKIIQQRGTFFPEEMILNWFAQICLGVKYIHEKRVLHRDIKSKNIFLTQRGKVKLGDFGSALLLSSPTAYACSYVGTPYYVPPEIWENMPYNNKSDIWSLGCILYELCTLKHPFQANSWKHLILKICKGYYAPLPPHYSYELHYLIKQMFKKNPKNRPSASTILTRKCLAKCIKNFSSAEEEGKYERSKNTCSGAESTPNYSCKMGLEKTCEDIKAADFPAPERRQWEKGRSNTVINILENASLLASSTPAMEDTSGFVRKYDEKITRRQWTKEPPETLMNILHKADISLAFKTYTIYRAASEDVLRGPLTEDMKPSDVPDGDTVMEDTESLEPRTDEEDTDFEAEDDPDWISELKRIIEMNN; from the exons atggaaaaatacaatgtGTTAAAAATACTTGGAGAAGGATCATTTGGGCGAGTTCTTTTGGTCCatcacaaagagaaaaatcagaaatatGCTGTGAAAGAAATAAGACTTCCCAAG TCTGTCCTTGGTACAGAGAAGTCCTGGAATGAATCCATTCTTTTGGCTAAAATGAAACATCCAAATATTGTCACCTTTACAGAATCATTTGAAG TTGATggacatctgtacatagtaatgGAGTATTGTGATGATGGAGATCTTATGGGAAAGATTATACAGCAAAGGGGAACATTTTTTCCAGAAGAGATG ATACTTAACTGGTTTGCACAGATATGCTTGGGAGTAAAATATATTCATGAAAAACGTGTATTGCACAGAGACATCAAATCCAAG AACATTTTTCTCACACAACGTGGGAAGGTAAAACTGGGAGACTTTGGGTCTGCACTTCTTCTCAGCAG CCCAACGGCATATGCTTGTTCGTATGTGGGAACCCCTTATTATGTGCCTCCAGAAATATGGGAGAACATGCCCTACAATAATAAAAG TGATATATGGTCTTTGGGATGCATTTTGTATGAGCTGTGCACTCTTAAACATCCA TTTCAGGCCAATAGCTGGAAACATCTTATACTTAAGATATGTAAAGGATACTACGCTCCCCTTCCGCCACACTACTCCTACGAATTGCACTATTTGATAAAACAAATGTTTAAGAAGAATCCCAAGAACCGTCCATCCGCTAGCACAATCCTTACAAGAAAGTGCCTGGCAAAGTGTATCAAAAATTTTTCTTCAGCAGAG gaggaaggaaaatatGAAAGGAGCAAAAATACATGTTCAGGAGCGGAGTCCACCCCTAACTATTCCTGCAAAATGGGATTGGAAAAAACATGTGAGGATATAAAAG CAGCTGATTTCCCTGCCCCTGAAAGACGGCagtgggaaaagggaagatctAATACTGTGATCAATATCCTGGAAAACGCATCTTTGCTTGCCTCCAGTACTCCAGCCATGGAGGATACAA GTGGTTTTGTGAGAAAATACGATGAAAAAATCACCCGTAGGCAGTGGACAAAGGAACCTCCTGAAACTCTGATGAATATTCTTCACAAGGCTGATATAAGCTTAGCTTTTAAAACATATACAATCTACAGAGCAG CCTCAGAGGACGTACTGAGAGGACCACTTACTGAAGACATGAAACCATCCGATGTGCCAGATGGGGACACTGTTATGGAGGATACAGAGAGTCTTGAACCTAGAACAGATGAGGAAGACAC GGATTTTGAAGCGGAAGATGACCCAGACTGGATTTCTGAACTGAAAAGGATAATCGAGATGAATAATTGA
- the NEK3 gene encoding serine/threonine-protein kinase Nek3 isoform X2 translates to MEKYNVLKILGEGSFGRVLLVHHKEKNQKYAVKEIRLPKSVLGTEKSWNESILLAKMKHPNIVTFTESFEVDGHLYIVMEYCDDGDLMGKIIQQRGTFFPEEMILNWFAQICLGVKYIHEKRVLHRDIKSKNIFLTQRGKVKLGDFGSALLLSSPTAYACSYVGTPYYVPPEIWENMPYNNKSDIWSLGCILYELCTLKHPFQANSWKHLILKICKGYYAPLPPHYSYELHYLIKQMFKKNPKNRPSASTILTRKCLAKCIKNFSSAEEEGKYERSKNTCSGAESTPNYSCKMGLEKTCEDIKADFPAPERRQWEKGRSNTVINILENASLLASSTPAMEDTSGFVRKYDEKITRRQWTKEPPETLMNILHKADISLAFKTYTIYRAASEDVLRGPLTEDMKPSDVPDGDTVMEDTESLEPRTDEEDTDFEAEDDPDWISELKRIIEMNN, encoded by the exons atggaaaaatacaatgtGTTAAAAATACTTGGAGAAGGATCATTTGGGCGAGTTCTTTTGGTCCatcacaaagagaaaaatcagaaatatGCTGTGAAAGAAATAAGACTTCCCAAG TCTGTCCTTGGTACAGAGAAGTCCTGGAATGAATCCATTCTTTTGGCTAAAATGAAACATCCAAATATTGTCACCTTTACAGAATCATTTGAAG TTGATggacatctgtacatagtaatgGAGTATTGTGATGATGGAGATCTTATGGGAAAGATTATACAGCAAAGGGGAACATTTTTTCCAGAAGAGATG ATACTTAACTGGTTTGCACAGATATGCTTGGGAGTAAAATATATTCATGAAAAACGTGTATTGCACAGAGACATCAAATCCAAG AACATTTTTCTCACACAACGTGGGAAGGTAAAACTGGGAGACTTTGGGTCTGCACTTCTTCTCAGCAG CCCAACGGCATATGCTTGTTCGTATGTGGGAACCCCTTATTATGTGCCTCCAGAAATATGGGAGAACATGCCCTACAATAATAAAAG TGATATATGGTCTTTGGGATGCATTTTGTATGAGCTGTGCACTCTTAAACATCCA TTTCAGGCCAATAGCTGGAAACATCTTATACTTAAGATATGTAAAGGATACTACGCTCCCCTTCCGCCACACTACTCCTACGAATTGCACTATTTGATAAAACAAATGTTTAAGAAGAATCCCAAGAACCGTCCATCCGCTAGCACAATCCTTACAAGAAAGTGCCTGGCAAAGTGTATCAAAAATTTTTCTTCAGCAGAG gaggaaggaaaatatGAAAGGAGCAAAAATACATGTTCAGGAGCGGAGTCCACCCCTAACTATTCCTGCAAAATGGGATTGGAAAAAACATGTGAGGATATAAAAG CTGATTTCCCTGCCCCTGAAAGACGGCagtgggaaaagggaagatctAATACTGTGATCAATATCCTGGAAAACGCATCTTTGCTTGCCTCCAGTACTCCAGCCATGGAGGATACAA GTGGTTTTGTGAGAAAATACGATGAAAAAATCACCCGTAGGCAGTGGACAAAGGAACCTCCTGAAACTCTGATGAATATTCTTCACAAGGCTGATATAAGCTTAGCTTTTAAAACATATACAATCTACAGAGCAG CCTCAGAGGACGTACTGAGAGGACCACTTACTGAAGACATGAAACCATCCGATGTGCCAGATGGGGACACTGTTATGGAGGATACAGAGAGTCTTGAACCTAGAACAGATGAGGAAGACAC GGATTTTGAAGCGGAAGATGACCCAGACTGGATTTCTGAACTGAAAAGGATAATCGAGATGAATAATTGA
- the CKAP2 gene encoding cytoskeleton-associated protein 2: MEDKENAHGCTWNQTDTTLEQNVASPNISKSPTVLKQISAVTNCNPLSSSTAIISKSSETKTKNMSFNQTLLLKQNTKEKQLKTPALNSGACLSERRVLGSYRGKIVSSKINSFRKTMENQGSRNSWAVPPKSAGKMGSISGSAGDAKVTSTGCPSKPAGSTSQIKPTVRVSVSNPKPILSYEKQSATSVNKAAAQRKPDKSSKPLLVPSCANISAHKPKKPLLPKSGTGSLLEPVSDPHGTVSASKPLDHRKTALAKSAEMRRSQVAERRASKMIKKPPASVSADRRPETETLQQNTNKRVESFWAAIAEEDEQSLVNDGVKKTLAECLSLIEKGFPGDTVHSTLEKLILKVPDAKKLAKYWVCQMRLEQCRSTEKVLSIYGNAILAGAQPKDELRHALVDAMKSTRNETKSDEECLKNNITQNHEAEVYNKDEVKIGKALNKVSFEKIVNSNNEEASQKATETCVESEQGGFQPEKKLRNEHSRKSTVLKKEEQSVGNEEEILAFKTPENVKRGSYIKYNLSTTPYLGSAKKKLQSETNDSAVKDLKFLTPVRRSRRIKNKESKLPNILKDHNLCVSSLEQLGELGDDGIGFIYRQNSAL, encoded by the exons atg gAGGACAAAGAAAATGCTCACGGCTGTACATGGAACCAAACTGACACTACTCTGGAACAAAATGTAGCTTCTCCAAACATCTCAAAGTCACCCACTGTACTGAAGCAAATTAGTGCCGTTACAAACTGTAACCCTCTATCTAGTTCTACAGCAATTATTTCTAAGTCTTCTGAAACTAAAACAAAGAACATGTCATTTAATCAGACCCTCCTGctcaaacaaaatacaaaagagAAACAGTTGAAAACACCTGCACTCAATTCTGGTGCATGCCTTTCAGAGAGGCGAGTACTCGGCTCATATCGTGGTAAGATTGTGTCATCGAAGATAAACTCTTTCAGAAAAACGATGGAAAATCAGGGCAGTAGGAACTCTTGGGCTGTTCCTCCTAAGTCGGCAGGGAAGATGGGATCCATAAGTGGTAGTGCAGGAGATGCCAAAGTCACCAGTACAGGATGTCCTTCAAAGCCTGCAGGTAGTACCTCACAGATCAAGCCTACCGTGAGAGTGTCTGTTAGCAACCCCAAGCCCATTTTGAGTTATGAGAAACAATCTGCTACATCCGTGAATAAGGCGGCAGCTCAAAGAAAACCTGACAAGAGTTCAAAACCACTGTTGGTTCCATCTTGTGCTAACATTTCTGCCCATAAACCAAAGAAACCTCTTCTGCCTAAAAGTGGAACAGGAAGTTTATTAGAACCTGTTTCTGATCCTCATGGTACTGTGTCGGCTTCCAAACCGCTTGACCATCGGAAAACTGCTCTGGCAAAATCAGCAGAAATGAGAAG ATCTCAAGTAGCTGAAAGGCGAGCATCAAAAATGATTAAGAAGCCACCTGCTTCGGTATCTGCAGACAGACGACCTGAAACAGAAACGCTTCAGCAAAATACGAATAAACGAGTTGAATCCTTCTGGGCTGCTATAGCAGAAGAAGATGAGCAAAGTCTAGTGAATGATGGAGTTAAGAAGACTCTTGCAGAATGCCTGTCCTTAATTGAAAAG GGTTTTCCTGGTGATACAGTTCATTCCACCTTGGAAAAACTAATCCTAAAAGTGCCAGATGCAAAAAAGCTTGCCAAGTATTGGGTGTGCCAGATGCGCCTTGAGCAGTGTCGTTCCACAGAAAAGGTCCTTAGCATCTATGGAAATGCCATTCTCGCAGGAGCACAG CCAAAGGATGAGTTACGTCATGCATTAGTAGATGCTATGAAGAGtacaagaaatgaaacaaaatctgaTG AGGAATGCTTGAAAAATAACATCACTCAAAATCATGAGGCAGAAGTTTATAATAAAGATGAAGTGAAGATAGGAAAAGCTCTCAACAAAGTCTCCTTTGAGAAAATTGTAAACTCTAACAATGAAGAGGCTTCTCAAAAAGCAACAGAAACTTGTGTGGAATCTGAACAAGGAGGATTTCAACCTGAAAAAAAGTTAAGAAATGAACACAGCCGGAAGTCCACAGTTCTTAAAAAAGAAGAGCAGAGTGTTGGCAATGAAGAGGAAATCCTAGCATTTAAAACTCCTGAAAATGTCAAAAGGGGCTCATACATTAAGTATAATCTGTCAACTACTCCTTACTTGGGAAG TGCAAAGAAAAAACTTCAGAGTGAAACTAATGATTCTGCAGTTAAAGACCTGAAATTCCTCACACCAGTGAGACGTTCTCGCCGTATAAAAAACAAGGAATCCAAGTTACCAAATATATTGAAAGACCACAACCTTTGTGTTTCTTCACTTGAACAGCTTGGAGAACTGGGCGATGatggcattggtttcatctaCAGACAAAACAGTGCTCTGTAG